In the genome of Prosthecobacter algae, one region contains:
- the nspC gene encoding carboxynorspermidine decarboxylase, translating into MAPTPPHVFEQPAPAFDVSSVETPAYVVDLGLLKRNLEKLADVQQRSGARILLALKGFSMFSTFDLVRQYLHGCCASGIHEALLGHEEFRKELHVYAPAFKDAEMREIIPIAHHISFNSPGQWRRFRPMLDAARAAGLHAPSPGIRVNPEHSEVEVSLYDPCSPSCRLGTRDESIENEDLSGLEGLHFHALCEQDSDVLERTLAAVERRFPKLLAQVKWVNMGGGHHITRNGYDVERLVRVIRSFRERWGKEVYLEPGEAVALNTGYLIASVQDIVPTDIPTAILDTSATAHMPDTLEMPYRPHILGAELPGVLPHHYRLGGLTCLAGDVINEYSFAEPLQLGQKLVFTDMAHYTMVKTSTFNGVPHPDIDLYDPAVGEVRVIRRFGYEDFKRKLS; encoded by the coding sequence ATGGCCCCAACCCCTCCGCATGTTTTTGAGCAGCCTGCTCCAGCCTTTGATGTCTCCAGTGTGGAGACGCCCGCTTACGTCGTGGACCTGGGCCTGCTGAAACGAAACCTGGAAAAGCTGGCCGATGTGCAGCAGCGTTCCGGTGCTCGCATCCTGCTGGCGCTGAAGGGGTTTTCCATGTTTTCCACCTTTGATCTGGTACGCCAGTATCTGCATGGCTGCTGCGCCAGCGGCATTCATGAGGCGTTGCTGGGTCACGAAGAATTTCGCAAAGAGCTGCATGTTTATGCGCCTGCCTTTAAGGACGCCGAAATGCGGGAGATCATTCCCATCGCTCATCACATCAGCTTTAATTCGCCGGGCCAGTGGCGGCGTTTCCGTCCGATGCTGGATGCGGCCCGTGCGGCGGGACTGCATGCGCCCAGCCCAGGCATCCGGGTGAATCCGGAGCACAGCGAGGTGGAAGTGAGCCTGTATGATCCGTGCTCGCCAAGCTGCCGCCTGGGCACGCGGGATGAAAGCATTGAGAACGAAGATCTCAGCGGCCTGGAAGGTCTGCATTTCCATGCTCTTTGCGAGCAAGATTCGGACGTGCTGGAGCGCACGCTTGCGGCTGTCGAGCGCCGGTTTCCCAAGCTGCTGGCCCAGGTGAAATGGGTGAACATGGGCGGTGGCCACCACATCACCCGCAACGGGTATGATGTAGAGCGTCTGGTGCGCGTGATCCGCAGCTTCCGCGAGCGCTGGGGCAAAGAAGTGTATCTGGAACCCGGCGAGGCCGTGGCTCTGAACACGGGCTACCTCATCGCGAGCGTGCAGGACATCGTGCCGACGGATATTCCGACCGCCATTCTAGATACCTCCGCCACGGCCCACATGCCGGATACCCTGGAGATGCCGTATCGCCCGCACATTCTGGGGGCCGAGCTTCCCGGTGTGTTGCCGCATCATTACCGCCTGGGGGGCCTGACCTGCCTGGCTGGAGACGTGATCAATGAGTACAGCTTTGCCGAACCTTTGCAGTTAGGCCAAAAGCTGGTCTTCACGGACATGGCCCACTACACGATGGTGAAGACGAGCACCTTCAACGGTGTACCTCATCCGGACATTGATCTGTATGATCCGGCGGTGGGTGAAGTGCGCGTGATCCGCCGTTTTGGCTACGAAGACTTCAAGCGCAAGCTGTCCTAA
- a CDS encoding VOC family protein, with the protein MLKVTEFAFTGYSVTDMDRARAFYENVLNLKTASTFAEEGQEPTWVEYEIGPHTLAITIGGEMWKPSKDGGGVALEVEDFEESLKWLKDKGVEPYFGPYESPVCHMALISDPDGNSICIHKRKPGHH; encoded by the coding sequence ATGCTTAAAGTCACCGAATTTGCTTTTACTGGTTACAGCGTCACGGACATGGACCGGGCGCGTGCGTTTTATGAAAACGTGCTTAATCTGAAAACGGCCTCGACCTTTGCCGAGGAAGGGCAGGAGCCAACCTGGGTGGAGTATGAAATTGGGCCGCATACGCTGGCCATCACCATTGGCGGTGAGATGTGGAAACCGAGCAAGGATGGCGGTGGTGTGGCCCTGGAGGTGGAGGACTTTGAGGAGTCCCTGAAGTGGCTGAAAGACAAGGGGGTAGAGCCTTACTTTGGCCCTTATGAATCTCCGGTCTGCCACATGGCGCTGATCTCAGATCCGGACGGCAACTCCATCTGCATTCACAAGCGCAAGCCTGGGCATCATTGA
- a CDS encoding autotransporter-associated beta strand repeat-containing protein — protein MVCRSWGSLFFHRQGWVLLVLGLACSGSMEAAPAVFKDLNFSNTVIVRDLNGAGMAPVNYGGGVAPAETNAGGVSTFTYTGAASDPMIILNSPAGTFDFATFNWARLRYRSSSAPQIWENSAVGGQSFNGGANAAAFLEARGDPANPNPTGSGYRIDPVNSVVAGTPYTFELDYFMADRMQTLGLGEWDADGDFNGPSASGSTWTGSNLTGLTVSGGVISGTGSGDAVLNQGTSFNGATWGLVEIRMKATGSSAEFFWANNGSFVGAQRVDLGSQDGSYHVYTLDFSKESTWISGANMRLRLDPVTVAGQSFEVDYVRVMQVPVGYWDADGNTTSATGGSGVWESSQTNRSWRGEQSSTAGGGLPTYWVNSPYDDAAFAGTAGTVTVNGTVTVNDLSIQTSGYLITSGTLTLAGTVPAIEVTTGASEVQSTLAGTAGLNKTGSGTLVLSGSNSYSGGTTITTGTLLVANGSGSATGTGTVNVAAGATLGGNGSLSGAVTVNGRLSPGGDGSLANHGIGVLRTGALTLTASSTGSVLELAGNGYASDTLTLQGGSGINTGYIGTAGNRVAGRNDRLDVLGALNLSEAGSVQVAFADGYLPAYGHAYDLLDWSSLTLTNFTYGSLGTLRTGGDLENASFDLDLPDLNSATTGLYYNMDAFLSHGVIVVVPEPGRMALLLCAGFCLLLRRRRAGLA, from the coding sequence ATGGTCTGCCGAAGCTGGGGTTCTCTCTTTTTTCATCGTCAGGGTTGGGTGTTGTTGGTGCTGGGGCTAGCCTGCAGCGGTAGTATGGAGGCTGCTCCGGCTGTGTTTAAGGACCTGAACTTCAGCAACACGGTCATTGTGCGCGACCTCAACGGCGCGGGTATGGCTCCGGTCAACTATGGTGGCGGTGTGGCCCCGGCTGAAACGAATGCCGGGGGAGTGAGCACGTTCACTTACACGGGGGCGGCCAGTGATCCCATGATCATCCTGAACAGTCCCGCAGGTACGTTTGACTTCGCTACCTTTAACTGGGCACGGCTGCGTTATCGCAGCAGTTCGGCACCCCAGATTTGGGAAAACAGTGCGGTGGGTGGCCAGTCGTTCAATGGAGGTGCCAATGCCGCGGCCTTTCTTGAGGCCCGTGGTGATCCCGCCAACCCAAACCCGACGGGTTCAGGCTACCGCATTGATCCGGTGAACAGCGTCGTTGCTGGCACGCCTTATACCTTTGAACTCGACTACTTCATGGCCGACCGAATGCAGACGCTGGGCCTGGGTGAGTGGGATGCCGATGGAGATTTTAACGGCCCCAGTGCCAGCGGCAGCACGTGGACGGGAAGCAACCTCACAGGGCTGACGGTTTCCGGCGGCGTGATCTCCGGCACGGGTTCTGGAGATGCGGTTCTCAACCAGGGCACGAGCTTCAATGGGGCTACGTGGGGGCTGGTGGAGATCCGGATGAAGGCCACAGGTTCCTCTGCTGAGTTCTTTTGGGCAAACAATGGCTCGTTCGTTGGCGCTCAGCGGGTGGATCTGGGCAGTCAGGATGGAAGCTACCATGTTTACACCTTAGACTTTTCCAAGGAGAGTACCTGGATCAGCGGGGCAAACATGCGCCTGCGGCTGGATCCGGTGACGGTGGCAGGGCAGTCTTTCGAGGTGGACTATGTGCGTGTCATGCAGGTGCCTGTGGGCTACTGGGACGCCGATGGAAACACGACTTCCGCCACAGGGGGCAGTGGTGTGTGGGAATCGTCCCAGACCAATCGATCCTGGCGGGGCGAGCAGAGCAGCACAGCCGGCGGTGGCCTGCCCACCTATTGGGTCAACAGTCCCTATGATGATGCGGCCTTTGCCGGAACGGCAGGCACGGTGACGGTCAATGGCACCGTGACCGTGAATGATCTCTCGATCCAGACCAGCGGCTATCTAATCACCTCCGGCACCCTCACGCTGGCAGGCACAGTTCCAGCCATTGAGGTGACAACGGGCGCCTCCGAAGTCCAGTCCACACTGGCAGGGACGGCAGGGTTAAACAAAACCGGCAGCGGCACGCTGGTGCTCTCGGGCAGCAACAGTTACTCCGGTGGTACCACCATCACTACAGGCACTCTGCTGGTGGCAAATGGCAGCGGATCTGCCACGGGAACTGGGACTGTGAATGTGGCCGCAGGTGCGACTTTGGGCGGCAACGGTTCCCTTTCCGGGGCCGTGACAGTCAATGGGCGTTTGTCGCCGGGTGGGGATGGCTCACTGGCGAACCATGGCATCGGCGTCCTCAGGACCGGGGCCCTGACGCTGACGGCATCCTCCACCGGCAGTGTGCTGGAACTTGCAGGCAATGGCTACGCCAGCGACACCCTGACGCTGCAAGGTGGCAGCGGCATCAATACAGGCTACATCGGCACTGCGGGCAACCGTGTGGCGGGTCGAAATGACCGGCTGGATGTCCTGGGTGCTTTGAACCTGAGCGAAGCCGGTTCAGTACAGGTGGCCTTTGCTGACGGCTATTTGCCCGCCTATGGCCACGCATACGATTTGTTGGACTGGTCCAGCCTCACCCTCACCAATTTCACTTACGGCAGCCTGGGGACATTGCGCACCGGAGGCGACCTGGAAAACGCCTCCTTTGATCTTGATCTGCCGGATCTGAACTCGGCTACCACCGGCCTGTATTATAACATGGACGCCTTTCTTTCCCACGGCGTCATTGTGGTCGTCCCGGAGCCGGGCCGCATGGCGTTGCTGCTGTGTGCGGGCTTTTGTCTGTTGCTGCGCCGTCGTCGTGCCGGGCTGGCCTAA
- the sucC gene encoding ADP-forming succinate--CoA ligase subunit beta: MNIHEYQAKELFEKFGVATPPGKVASTAEEAGKIAEELGGAGLVVKAQVHAGGRGKGTFKNGFKGGVHVINTAAEAQDIAGKMLGQTLVTHQTGPEGKLVSKVLIAKSVDIAKEHYFAILFDRQSSSHALIASTEGGMNIEEVAEKTPEKIVKEFVHPTLGLQSYQARKIAASLGLKGPQANQTVKLVTALWNLYIKSDCSLVEVNPLAITTDGQVVALDAKFNFDDNALYRQKDVVAMRDTTEEDPREVAASEFGLSYIGLDGNIACLVNGAGLAMSTMDIIKLHGGEPANFLDVGGGATKEQVTAAFKIILGDPNVKGILVNIFGGIMDCDIIANGIIAAAQEVSLNIPLVVRLEGNNVEAGKATLAASGLAITSADGLTDAAQKIVAAVGKA, encoded by the coding sequence ATGAACATCCACGAATACCAGGCCAAAGAACTGTTTGAGAAATTCGGTGTCGCCACACCTCCTGGCAAAGTTGCCTCCACGGCTGAAGAAGCTGGCAAAATTGCCGAAGAACTGGGTGGCGCTGGCCTCGTGGTGAAGGCCCAGGTCCATGCAGGTGGCCGTGGCAAGGGCACTTTCAAAAACGGCTTTAAAGGCGGCGTGCATGTGATCAACACGGCGGCTGAAGCTCAGGACATCGCTGGCAAGATGCTGGGGCAGACCCTCGTCACCCACCAGACCGGGCCGGAAGGCAAGCTGGTGAGCAAAGTGCTCATCGCCAAGTCGGTGGACATCGCCAAGGAGCATTACTTCGCCATTCTGTTTGATCGCCAGAGCAGCAGCCACGCCCTCATCGCCAGCACGGAAGGCGGCATGAACATCGAAGAAGTGGCCGAGAAGACCCCGGAGAAGATCGTCAAGGAATTCGTCCACCCGACCCTCGGTCTGCAGAGCTACCAGGCTCGCAAGATCGCCGCCTCCCTGGGCCTCAAAGGTCCTCAGGCCAATCAGACGGTGAAGCTGGTCACTGCGCTGTGGAATCTTTACATCAAGAGCGATTGCTCTCTGGTGGAAGTGAACCCACTGGCCATCACCACCGACGGTCAGGTCGTGGCCCTGGATGCGAAGTTCAACTTCGACGACAACGCCCTCTACCGTCAGAAGGACGTCGTCGCCATGCGTGACACGACGGAAGAAGACCCGCGTGAAGTCGCCGCGAGCGAGTTCGGCCTGAGCTACATCGGTCTGGATGGCAACATCGCCTGTCTCGTCAATGGTGCCGGTCTGGCTATGAGCACGATGGACATCATCAAGCTGCACGGGGGTGAGCCTGCCAACTTCCTCGACGTGGGCGGTGGCGCCACGAAAGAGCAGGTGACAGCAGCCTTCAAAATCATCCTGGGCGACCCGAATGTGAAGGGCATCCTGGTGAACATCTTCGGTGGCATCATGGACTGCGACATCATCGCCAACGGCATCATCGCCGCAGCGCAGGAAGTCAGCCTGAACATCCCCCTCGTCGTCCGTCTGGAAGGCAACAACGTCGAAGCTGGCAAGGCCACTCTGGCCGCCAGCGGCCTGGCCATCACCAGCGCCGATGGTCTCACCGATGCGGCGCAGAAGATCGTGGCTGCTGTGGGCAAGGCGTAA
- a CDS encoding SHD1 domain-containing protein: MQKITFCLCLATLGCLSAQVQAAPRAWTDDNGRKVEAEFAGMQGDSVLLRLSADKTIPFPLARLSAEDQAFVKAQTASPATTSPALPADPKRLPIEQRTWPQNVEVPARSVEISVISESVAERKYVYQSEAFEFTSQAKLAGSVMKEVARTFEATRSLVEALPWGIVCRPPEGMPRFKAALFESRQDYIEAGGPENSGGVYSTGDKVFKIPFPSLGMEKRGQTYFKNDNYSNGTLVHEITHQLMDEYLGFLPTWVVEGTAEYTEMLPYKSGTFRADAHKSGMKEDATVWEKQEGFPPDLGKLEEHMSMTRDQWLAACSSPVKMREMYHRSQLLVYYFCHLDGDKKGTRFIRFMEAVHGEVTAMRAFFADPRVKRMDGGRFSYPRELTPPDMSDTAPLKHLPILLDERPYAKLAAEIIAGFKDIGIKVRVE; this comes from the coding sequence ATGCAAAAAATCACGTTCTGTCTTTGCCTCGCCACGCTCGGCTGCCTGTCCGCCCAGGTGCAGGCGGCTCCGCGCGCCTGGACAGACGACAACGGCCGTAAGGTCGAGGCCGAATTTGCCGGCATGCAGGGAGACAGCGTCCTGCTCCGCCTCTCCGCAGACAAAACCATCCCCTTCCCCCTGGCACGGCTGAGCGCAGAGGACCAGGCCTTTGTCAAAGCGCAGACCGCCAGCCCAGCGACAACCTCGCCCGCACTACCCGCAGATCCGAAAAGACTGCCAATCGAGCAACGCACTTGGCCTCAGAACGTCGAGGTGCCCGCACGCTCCGTCGAAATCAGCGTGATCTCCGAAAGCGTGGCCGAACGCAAATACGTCTATCAATCAGAGGCATTCGAATTCACCTCCCAGGCCAAACTCGCCGGCAGCGTGATGAAGGAAGTCGCCCGTACTTTCGAGGCCACCCGCTCCCTGGTGGAGGCCCTGCCCTGGGGCATCGTCTGTCGCCCGCCGGAGGGCATGCCCCGCTTCAAGGCCGCCCTCTTTGAATCCCGCCAGGACTACATTGAGGCTGGCGGGCCGGAAAATTCCGGCGGCGTTTACAGCACCGGCGACAAGGTCTTCAAAATCCCCTTCCCCAGCCTCGGCATGGAGAAGCGCGGCCAGACCTATTTCAAAAACGACAACTACAGCAACGGCACGCTGGTGCATGAGATCACCCACCAACTCATGGATGAGTACCTCGGCTTCCTGCCCACCTGGGTTGTCGAAGGCACGGCGGAGTACACCGAAATGCTCCCTTATAAATCTGGCACCTTCCGCGCAGACGCCCACAAAAGTGGCATGAAAGAAGATGCCACCGTGTGGGAGAAACAGGAAGGCTTCCCTCCCGACCTGGGCAAGCTGGAAGAGCACATGAGCATGACCCGAGACCAGTGGCTCGCCGCCTGCAGTTCCCCGGTCAAGATGCGTGAAATGTACCACCGTTCCCAGCTCCTGGTCTATTACTTCTGCCACCTGGATGGCGACAAAAAAGGCACCCGTTTCATCCGCTTCATGGAGGCCGTCCACGGCGAAGTCACCGCCATGCGTGCCTTCTTTGCCGACCCCCGTGTCAAGCGCATGGATGGCGGCCGCTTCAGCTACCCGCGCGAACTCACGCCACCAGATATGAGCGACACCGCCCCGCTAAAGCACCTGCCCATCCTCCTGGATGAACGGCCCTATGCCAAACTGGCCGCCGAGATCATCGCCGGATTCAAGGACATCGGCATCAAGGTGCGTGTGGAGTAA
- a CDS encoding GNAT family N-acetyltransferase, which produces MIRLATLEDARRIAEIQVASWQVAYRGILPDEYLEQINMEQREAVWRGCCGKEKEVLWVGMRDDVVAGFCHVRASRDADADSASAEVTSIYLDPAKWRRGLGRELMAAARTSASELGFEQISLWVLVENMAARQFYEAVGFRSDGCLKQEEGPAFYFNKLRYVWAAGGNVANDLPRSH; this is translated from the coding sequence ATGATTCGTCTCGCCACCCTTGAGGATGCTCGAAGAATCGCCGAGATCCAAGTGGCCTCTTGGCAGGTGGCCTATCGGGGAATTCTGCCGGATGAGTATCTGGAACAGATCAATATGGAGCAGCGGGAGGCCGTTTGGCGGGGATGCTGTGGGAAAGAAAAAGAGGTTCTTTGGGTGGGGATGAGAGATGATGTGGTGGCCGGGTTTTGCCATGTCAGGGCATCGCGAGATGCGGATGCCGACAGTGCCAGTGCAGAGGTGACTTCGATTTACCTGGATCCTGCTAAGTGGCGGCGGGGCCTGGGGCGGGAGCTGATGGCTGCGGCGAGGACTTCTGCGAGCGAACTGGGGTTTGAGCAGATCAGCCTGTGGGTGCTGGTGGAAAACATGGCGGCCCGGCAATTTTATGAGGCCGTAGGATTTCGCTCGGACGGCTGCCTGAAGCAGGAAGAGGGCCCGGCATTTTACTTCAACAAACTGCGGTATGTTTGGGCAGCGGGAGGCAATGTCGCAAATGATCTGCCTCGGTCTCACTAG